A region from the uncultured Ilyobacter sp. genome encodes:
- the rfaE2 gene encoding D-glycero-beta-D-manno-heptose 1-phosphate adenylyltransferase → MKRVLDRKEAAELVCKIKKDGKKAVFTNGCFDILHVGHLRYLNEAKDQGDILIVGVNSDESVRRLKGPTRPINSEEDRAEMLTGLKAVDYAVIFTEDTPVEIIEEIKPSIHVKGGDYKKEDLPETEVVERNGGEVRILTLVDGKSTSNVVNKIMDKQ, encoded by the coding sequence GTGAAGAGAGTATTAGACAGAAAAGAGGCAGCAGAATTGGTCTGCAAAATAAAAAAAGATGGAAAGAAAGCTGTATTTACAAACGGCTGCTTTGATATATTACATGTAGGACACCTGAGATATCTCAATGAAGCAAAGGATCAGGGGGATATTCTGATCGTAGGTGTGAACTCAGATGAATCGGTAAGAAGGCTAAAGGGTCCCACAAGACCAATAAACTCAGAGGAAGACAGGGCAGAGATGCTGACCGGGCTAAAGGCTGTGGACTATGCTGTGATTTTCACTGAGGATACTCCTGTTGAGATAATAGAGGAGATAAAACCCTCTATCCATGTAAAGGGGGGAGACTATAAAAAAGAAGATCTTCCTGAGACAGAGGTAGTGGAAAGAAACGGAGGAGAGGTAAGGATATTAACTCTTGTAGATGGTAAATCTACCAGCAATGTCGTAAATAAAATCATGGATAAACAGTAG
- a CDS encoding CoA pyrophosphatase: MEYSEILKKLEYKDSTIISRDKYFNSAVMAVICKIDGEEYFVLQKRAKNIRQGGEISFPGGKYEESDISFLETAIRETEEELGISREKIKVLGKIGTLIIPTGVIVESYAGIIDIDDVNEFEINRDEVERLLLVPLKFFMENKPRIERITIKFHPYYEENGVVKEFPAKELGLPERYFKPWEGKPRQVYFYSYDGEAIWGITAEIIIEVTNMLREIEVEKSMGIL, translated from the coding sequence ATGGAATACAGTGAGATCTTAAAAAAACTTGAATATAAAGACAGTACCATTATATCCCGGGATAAGTATTTCAATTCCGCTGTTATGGCGGTGATCTGTAAGATAGACGGAGAGGAATATTTTGTTCTTCAAAAGAGGGCTAAGAACATAAGGCAGGGAGGAGAGATAAGTTTTCCCGGAGGGAAGTATGAAGAGAGCGACATCAGCTTTTTAGAGACTGCAATAAGGGAAACTGAGGAGGAACTTGGAATTTCCAGGGAGAAAATAAAAGTGTTGGGCAAGATTGGAACTTTAATTATTCCCACAGGAGTCATTGTAGAGTCCTATGCAGGGATAATTGATATAGATGATGTAAATGAGTTTGAAATAAACAGAGACGAGGTGGAGAGACTTCTTCTTGTTCCACTGAAGTTTTTTATGGAAAACAAGCCCAGAATAGAGAGGATAACTATAAAATTTCATCCTTATTATGAGGAAAACGGTGTGGTGAAAGAGTTTCCTGCAAAGGAGCTAGGGCTTCCTGAAAGGTATTTTAAACCGTGGGAAGGAAAGCCGAGACAGGTATATTTTTACAGCTATGACGGAGAAGCTATCTGGGGTATCACAGCTGAGATAATAATAGAAGTAACAAATATGCTAAGAGAAATTGAAGTTGAGAAATCTATGGGGATATTGTAA
- a CDS encoding MerR family transcriptional regulator, translating to MYSIGEFSKKVNLSIHTLRYYEKEGIISPNRNEINKRRYSDKDIEWIEFIKKLKNTNMPIKEIKKYSILREKGEITLNERMSMLVDHRKNLIIKINDMKNGLEKLNDKIIFYKKSIKK from the coding sequence TTGTATTCAATAGGTGAGTTTTCAAAAAAGGTTAATTTAAGTATTCATACACTTAGATACTATGAAAAAGAAGGTATTATTTCTCCAAATAGAAATGAAATTAACAAAAGACGTTATTCTGATAAAGACATAGAATGGATAGAATTTATAAAAAAATTAAAAAATACTAACATGCCAATAAAAGAAATTAAAAAATATTCAATACTTAGAGAAAAAGGTGAGATTACTCTGAATGAAAGAATGAGTATGCTAGTTGACCATAGGAAAAATCTTATTATAAAAATAAACGACATGAAAAATGGTTTAGAAAAATTAAACGATAAAATCATATTTTATAAAAAATCAATTAAAAAATAA
- a CDS encoding SDR family NAD(P)-dependent oxidoreductase, whose protein sequence is MKKKYTVITGASSGIGFSSAITFAENGKNIIIIARRKNKLEELKKIIKAKHNDIEVIIKTTDLSEISNAYSIYDELKKYHIETWINNAGIGNYNYVYKQDLSKIEKMINLNVKTLTVFSSLYTAQYKDIEGSTLINVSSAGGYTIVPTAIIYCACKFYVSSFTEGLYREIESNNNKLRVKLLAPAATRTEFGKVANDVQVYDYDSTFSNYHTSEEMAKFLYELYQSDKCVGHVSRENFEFTLSNPIFPYANNSKINQKL, encoded by the coding sequence ATGAAAAAAAAATATACTGTAATTACGGGAGCAAGTTCCGGAATAGGTTTTTCTTCAGCAATTACTTTTGCAGAAAATGGTAAAAATATTATTATTATTGCTCGTAGAAAAAATAAGTTAGAAGAATTAAAAAAAATAATTAAAGCTAAACACAATGATATTGAAGTTATTATTAAAACTACTGACTTATCCGAAATTTCAAATGCCTACTCTATCTACGATGAATTAAAGAAGTATCATATAGAGACATGGATTAACAATGCAGGAATTGGGAATTATAATTATGTGTATAAACAAGATTTATCTAAAATAGAAAAAATGATAAATCTAAATGTTAAAACACTTACAGTTTTTTCTAGCCTTTACACAGCTCAATACAAAGATATTGAAGGAAGTACATTAATAAATGTTTCATCTGCTGGCGGATATACAATTGTTCCTACTGCAATTATTTATTGTGCTTGTAAATTTTATGTAAGTTCTTTTACAGAAGGATTATACAGGGAAATTGAGAGTAATAATAATAAATTAAGAGTAAAACTCTTAGCACCAGCAGCGACTAGAACAGAATTTGGTAAAGTTGCTAATGATGTTCAAGTTTATGATTACGATAGTACTTTTTCTAACTATCATACAAGTGAAGAAATGGCTAAATTTCTCTATGAATTATATCAAAGTGACAAATGCGTAGGACATGTTAGCAGGGAAAACTTTGAGTTTACTTTATCAAATCCTATTTTCCCATATGCTAATAATTCCAAAATAAATCAAAAACTATAA